A region from the Lolium perenne isolate Kyuss_39 chromosome 4, Kyuss_2.0, whole genome shotgun sequence genome encodes:
- the LOC127347429 gene encoding uncharacterized protein, with protein sequence MGIRLDLASMSHPQSNGQVEQANVLILGGLKPPLEESLQRAVGAWAEELDSVLWSSRTTPNRSTGFKHFFLIYGSEAVLPSDIIHDSPRVSTYNEKNADEARQLSVDLLEEARNLADKRSTIYQ encoded by the coding sequence ATGGGGATCCGACTAGACCTTGCCTCCATGTCACATCCACAATCTAATGGGCAGGTCGAGCAAGCCAATGTCCTTATACTAGGTGGACTTAAACCTCCCCTTGAAGAATCACTGCAACGTGCAGTCGGAGCTTGGGCGGAGGAGTTAgattctgttctgtggagttcacgaacaacccctaacagatcaactggTTTTAAGCATTTTTTCCTAATATACGGATCTGAAGCAGTGttaccctccgacatcatccatgattctccGCGAGTTTCCACCTACAATGAGAAAAATGCAGATGAGGCTCGACAGCTATCTGTTGACCtgctcgaagaagctcggaacttagctgacaagCGCTCCACCATCTACCAGTAG